AAACagaattaggttttttttgcatCGTATACATAAAAGGAATTTGCTTTTGTGTGAAATGTTGCACTCATAAACCCAATAAGAGggcttacatttaaaaaaggaggaagtATTGAGctattttaaatgctattttgttatcaaataaaagaaaatgcaatagACTATTCACTCTGAGAATACAATATGTGCAGATTATCAGAATTTAAAGTGGCAGAGATTTACACATAAAGAGAATCAATTTCAAGTCTAAATCTCTCTCTGTGGATCTCTGGTTGGCACATTGACCTTTACCTGCAGCCGGAAACAataacccccacccccactcccCTGCCTTCACCTGAATAGTGCCTGTTGACAAACTtgacagagggaggggaagtTCCGcaatcagacacacaaacaccttgATCGATACCTGAGATGGCCCGCGGCTCAAAGGGAGTTCAAGGTAAAGACACCCACATCTGCAGAGCATAAACGCTGGATTATATTggaactaaataaaataaaatagaaataatgaataaaataggcagagaaataaaaaagcaaataataaaataataacagaagGGATGCCATGCAGAGGCAGATTAGAAGCTGACTGACGGTGCCTCTCCCCCGGCCTGAGGAGTCTCCGTGCTCGGGGCTTTTACTGTCCGGTTTGGTGATGTATGAGCACTTTTTGGAAGAAACAGAGAACAGCATTATCGCCTGCAGCAGGGAGGGAGTGTAAGTTTCACAAAAtcaatgcagcaaaaaaaattacattgtAAATATGGCAGGAAAAACCAGTTTAAGTAAGAGCACAAAGAGCTTTTTATGGAGtatgtattatttgtattttattgttgctCTTCAATGATCTATTGACctacacatttgaaataaagaatACACCTAGAGTATGAACTAGTTTAAtgcttaatatatttaaattcacGTTTATGTTTCAAtaatggtttatttttgtatttattttagaaataagGACAGCTTGATATATATAGAGTGCAGGTCTTTGgtcagattcttttttttaattcagttgaATCAGTTTTGGAGTCAAGACTGCAATTCATTTACTAAAGTGAAggacatttattcatttattcatcggGCCATCCATTCTTCAGCCGAATCATTCAGAACCCTTTCTGATAGGACAGTGTTCCCGTGTGCCAAGACATTTATCTCTGCTTCCATTACGCAGAGCTCCTTCTGCCAGGTTCTTTTATTACCTTTATTTGATTCTTCTTTTAGACAATTAGAACTTTACTTCTAATTAAATATTGGGTGGTTAGATGGAAAGCTTTAGATATtgtttttacttacattttgaaaacaattttCTTTCAAACGAATTCCAATTGATACAAAATAAgatttgttgttattgtcagAGGCCTCCTCTCCATTTAGCAATATCAAAATACTTGAGCTCAAAATAGGCTACATAAGATTTTTTTATTAGCCCATAATTAATACTTTTTCACAAATTTagccttgaatcttgaatcttttgtgcatttttaCGTACATTCGTTATtgttacaattttaaaatatccaaaaatgtaataatagatatagatataaataaggaaaatatgTCTTGGTTTTTTatactgaatatttatttattaagcagTTTCCCATTTAAAGCTGCATATAGAAACGTAATTTAAAAGGTGActttaaatcaattcaaaaatgtttttttaatttctttgtttttgatcGTCACATTGCCTCGTGGGAAGTGTCAGAGCATTATAACTTCATCTGGAAAATATTTCTGCATGGCCTTGACAGGGGGTTTATGAAAGCAATAAGAGTCTATCGACGGAGTAAACACGCGCCTCCAGAGAGCCGCTGTCTTCTATATCTACCCTGTAGATCCGGATTTGTGTAAAAATCATTGAAACAATCACAAATTCGCTTCTAGGGGAGTATATAGTGGATTTATACACGACGGCAGCGGTGGATCCAACACGAAGAAGAGAGCCGCTATTATACGGATCGCTGCTTCATATTAGAATACAAGTCCCAATCACTTTTCAGCAAACACATTCGTACTTATTTCTCGAGTTTATTGGTGATTATTTGATTTAGAAACGACTGTTATTGTGTGTCTGTTCTCCAGAGTGATGAAAACCCAGTCCAAGTTTGGTCCATTTTATTTGTTTCGATCATCCAACAGTCGCACAGTTTCAAAAGGCCAATTCCTGGTTGAATTggcctcttttttatttattatttgtcctgTTGAAAAATGATGCGGTCGACTGTACTGTTCATCTTGGAAGCAGGCGAGAtgggggggttgtgtgtgtgtgtgtgtgtgtgtgtgtgtgtgtgtgtgtgtgtgtgtgtgtgtgtgtgtgtgtgtgtgtgtgtgtgtgtgtgtgtgtgtgtgtgtgtgtgtgtgtgtgtgtgtgtgtgtgtgtgtgtgtgtgcgtgaaaGGTTTCGATTTAGAGACGGTCAATTTTCTCGAAACAAAGGACTTGGATCTTGGATGTCTCCATCAactagcctgtgtgtgtgtgtgtgtgtgtgtgtgtgtgtgtgtgtgtgtgtgtgtgtgtgtgtgtgtgtgtgtgtgtgtgtgtgtgtgtgtgtgtgtgtgaacataaCATAATTTTGATTCTATTGACTACagtgtttcttgtttttaagCCCATGTTATGTTAAGGTAATAAGAGTTATTGTAACATCTTTTAGGTATGAATGCTGGGAAAAGAAAGGGactatttttcttaaataatgaataaggTTCAGCTCCTTATTTTGTACTGTTTTGAGTCTCTTTTATCTTTTGAAAAAGGATTTAGGCCCATTAAAGGATTAAAAGGCTTTATGTACAGCTGTGTTTTGCAGTGAACATCCAAAGCTCCCggctcttccaacaatgcaacatatttgaaataaaaggcaAATACAAGCAGTAAAACAGCGCAATAAAGTATTTGGTTCAATGTTTgcgtgaaaaagaaaaatgtgcagaGATAAATTATGGTGAGATAAAGCAGAATCTAccattaaatactgtacagtggaaTGTATACGTCGCTGTGTGTTACACGGTTATGCGTCATGGATGGGGGATTCATTTCcttttggaggaaaaacaaagacttgtATCTCTAAAGGGCAAATGCAGGCGTGCAATATGGACTTGCCATGCCAATGATGTTAATACCGGAAAGTGGAGGGAAATGCATCCTGTTTATTCATGCACGGCAAAGGGCGACTGGATTACTATGCAAGGGGAGTTTTAAAAGTGGAATGTGCGCCTGTAGGAGGAATGCTGCTTTGGTGCTGGATTCCTAATGCTAAGGTCTGCTGGTGATTTAGAAGGCCGTGTAACCTGAATTAGTTGATGAATTTTCTATCGATCCTAAACAAGCAAGATTTATCTCTGAcaccgtgctgctgctgctgggtggCGGCGCAGGCCCACTCTCCCACTCCCCGTTATTAGGGATTTACAAGAcgaacaagaaaaaaagagaaagcttTTGCGAGCACACACACCCAAATATATACACAGAGGGTGGTGCAGGCGCCACTTTAAATCCCCCCGAGCACTTTTCTcgctgcttctttttttctttctgaagtTGCAGCCAGACGAATAACAGGGGGAAGGTTTGCATAAGGGAAGACTTGTCATACTGTTGCTCGTGTGTTTCCTGGCGTGCACGGATTTTGTCAGACgcgctttgtttttgttgtgattcTGCTCAGAACGGCGTGCGCTCCGATTTGTGGCGGAGGGATACAGAGAGAGTAGTGCCGGGGGAGGGAGAGTTTTGTAAAGACTGCGAATGCCAACAAACTGAGGCCATATGATGATGCGCGTGCGGGGGCCCGTGTATATGCTTAATCCCATTTCCTTATCCGGGGTCCGTCCCGGAAGCGCGCCATTGGCCGAGCGCGGTCACGTGGCTTCTTAACTTTGTTCACTTGACAGAAAAGTAGGAGGGTTCAACGGAACAGGAATAACCGAAGAGTAAAGGGATGAGATATAAATTGTAGTTATATATTTTCCGAGTAGGTGCAATTCCACAAAAAGACTGACATTAATGGCCATGAGCTCCTATTTGATCAACTCCAACTATGTGGACCCGAAGTTCCCCCCCTGCGAGGAGTACTCTCAGAGCGACTATCTGCCCAACCACTCTCCGGACTATTACAGCTCCCAGAGGCAGGAGCCCGCTGCCTTCCAGCCGGACTCCCTGTACCACCAACAGCACCCCCAGAACCACCACCAGCCGCGAGTGGAGCTGCCGTACACGCAATGCCAGCAGCGTCCGGGACAGCCCGCCTCGGTGGTGATGTCTCCCCGAAGTCACGTCCTCCCCTCAGCCGGACTACAAGCCACCCCTGTCCCGGAGCTGAGCCACCGCTGCGAGTCGGTGACACCCAGCCCGCCTCCGCCCGCGTCTTCTTACGGGCAAACGCCCCACAGCCACAGCACTTCGTCCCCTACTAGCACTCGGAAAGACCCCGTCGTGTACCCGTGGATGAAAAAAGTCCATGTAAACATCGGTAAGTGCAAACTTCTCTCCCTCtatcccccctctctctctcccctcgcTGCGTCTTTGTGCAGTCAGCTAGGTGTCCACCGTCACAATCTACGGCTTCCCCTCTCACCGTTTCTCTGCTAGAAGTACAAGAGTAGCCCTTGGGTCGAGATTTACGATCGTCTGTTTGCAGGGCCAATATAATTACACCCTCCATAAATTTTTATTACACCTCTCCGCTGAGGTGCCTTTTGAAGTTCGATCTCAGGCTCTAATTCCTCGCCTTATGACAACTCAGAGCGAGCCCATAAGTTAGCTTTTATGCTTTGGTAATTTGATTTTAAGTGGCCTAGTTGTATAAACGGTGTACTTTACTCTGTCGAGCCCTTCTTCCCTACTCGTTGTTTCAGGGGAGGGAAAGTTTTATGGCAGCTGAAATATTCATGTTTATGGAGCCGGCCGTAAAACACTAATGTAAAAGCGAAGAGCTGCAGCCtgttctggctctctgtgagcTTCTAATAGACTCTCTGCCTATTGCTTGTTGGGAGAACCCGAGCGCGCGTTTGCGGGGCGACAAAACGTTTATAAATGCAGCGTGATGCGTTCACTGCACCGGGCTGTTTAATCGGTaagcaaaaccaaaacaatttcTTGCATTTTAACCTTCGTAGTTAGCTGCCATGTGTTCGACATCTGACTTCATTGCATCGTGTTTGGTTTAGGTATTGGCTATTTGTTGAATCAGTTTGTGATTaagccccccgcccccctcccgAACAACACCTTCATTTTCAACCACTGAAAGAAAAGACTTATGACTGCGTGTGTGTCCGGCTATTTAGATTTTACTGGATTTTTTCTACGCTAATGTATAAAAACTGCAAGACACTTCGAGTTTTCCGAAATGCGTCCGTGCATGGCCCCCCCATTTTCGAATCACAACATTTGGACACAAGCGTCAGGATTCACACCGCCACAGGGCCTGCACTGACACCTGACAACATGTTCACTGCGAAGGCAAAGTCAACAATCTGTAGTGCAAAAATCTGCTGCAACAGCTGAatgggaaaatgtatttgtggcAGGGTTAAAGAGGACTGCTATCAGAGCAGATTCTGTCAAGGTTGCAGCCTTTTTATAACAGCCGCGGCTTTATTTCTCCTCCATGCTCATAATGGAGgagatatttgtgtttcttcatGTGGCTCTATGTGCTGTTTCAAATAACCATCTGTGTCGCTTCCTTTTTAATGAGCAAGACATAAGATATATGCCAGATATAAAACAATAGTATTCAGTGCAAGCCAATATTGTGTTGAAAAACCTCTGAATTCCCGATGTTGCACTGTGGAAAATATGGCTTTAGGTCAGCTTAATAGTTAGGACTTTACAACATTACAATAAGTCCcaattacattattattattcttataataataattattattattatatctttttttgaaagataccttttatcttttatattttggaCGTGattgcattgtgtgtgttttttctctcaaGACAATAATATTGTGACGCTCTTTTATTCCCATTGTTGTCCCACAGTGAGCACGAACTATTCAGGGGGGGAGCCGAAGCGCTCGCGGACGGCCTACACGCGCCAGCAGGTCCTGGAGCTCGAGAAGGAGTTCCACTACAACCGGTACCTGACGCGCAGGCGCAGGGTGGAGATCGCTCACACGCTGTGCCTCTCGGAGCGGCAGATCAAGATCTGGTTCCAGAACCGGAGGATGAAATGGAAGAAGGACCACAAGCTGCCCAACACCAAGGTCCGCTCCGGGGCTAACAGCAACACAAACTCCCAGGCTCTGACCGGATCTTAGAGCCGCATAGGGGCCCCTGCAGCCCGGTTCTGTGGCCCGGTGTCTGCATTTTTGTTCCCAAACTGAACGCCGAAGCGGCACCGGAGCCTGCACTTTTGAACGGAAAAACGCCCCTGCTCTGGAAGGGGAGAGGGATGTCATTGCCGCATGATGTTACACACTAATATGACGTTATGATgtgggaggggtgggggggggggagtgttccCATTcacaaaacatgaaatgaacAAAAGTACGCGAAGGaacaaactgagaaaatgaCTCGGACGCTTCTTTGATTTTattctctgtctccccccctgctttttatctgtctgttttcttcatttttgttttactcctCTCTCACTTCCTATCACGGTAGGCTCAGGATAACGTGTCCTCGTgcgtgttgtttatttttattttctcaacccgagatttttttttttttggtgaagaTGGATCCTCGTTTTCATCTTTAATCATGCCAGACTCGGGCCCCATTTGTCATGTTTACTCGGCGGGTACAAAGCAAAGGGGTGAACCGCGGCTCTACCCattaccccccacccccccaccccacccccccaccccaccccacacaACCACTACCCCTCACCCACGCACGTGTGATAAATGGAACTCACGTTTCGTCAAGAGAAGtattctta
The window above is part of the Eleginops maclovinus isolate JMC-PN-2008 ecotype Puerto Natales chromosome 16, JC_Emac_rtc_rv5, whole genome shotgun sequence genome. Proteins encoded here:
- the hoxb4a gene encoding homeobox protein Hox-B4a yields the protein MAMSSYLINSNYVDPKFPPCEEYSQSDYLPNHSPDYYSSQRQEPAAFQPDSLYHQQHPQNHHQPRVELPYTQCQQRPGQPASVVMSPRSHVLPSAGLQATPVPELSHRCESVTPSPPPPASSYGQTPHSHSTSSPTSTRKDPVVYPWMKKVHVNIVSTNYSGGEPKRSRTAYTRQQVLELEKEFHYNRYLTRRRRVEIAHTLCLSERQIKIWFQNRRMKWKKDHKLPNTKVRSGANSNTNSQALTGS